The proteins below are encoded in one region of Pseudophryne corroboree isolate aPseCor3 chromosome 8, aPseCor3.hap2, whole genome shotgun sequence:
- the LOC134948863 gene encoding serine/arginine repetitive matrix protein 1-like — MSKDKQTRSAPSPTPSDLSLHSNEEWEPTQEADTTGQACSDQPRSSRAHEKSKKKPSRKARSQPEEQSEEEASGEDAGPKKPRGPRYTEAENCTLVDCVDRSYDVLYGPRAQTTAARTKRSIWESIASQVTAISGNRRSTRNCLKRYSDCRRQTKKKMGIQRRHETATGGGPALNLKWLPWEDVIRRRMNPAMVEGVRGGVDSSRPAGFPEEEEPPRRRKKAGDKPSKRRSDDRPAQRTSPARRTSPAHGPSPVQQASAAARGPSPAPQASGARRSSPVRHSSSSRSLSPVHQTTSAHRLSPVRQTPSATTPQDGRQTSAPARRPSPDRRLSRSSGTVTEEPQDTTLVDPSPDLFESTGLTDETFLGFEDSRADVSSQTLEKSSETRTSGAPGAAASQDGEVVPRTSSGLASGIGSYFRPDLLLQESSEDDEVEVQEAPVTTSLPAQIQVVADIQEGQNPSTVQRVHTLASEIGTRQDTYTNVVGSRLDNIERTMEKMANSLLELQKTLSDSTATILQVRMQDHRESMTVLNILAESMTRLVDNTACLVSSNQNMSESHRHSSSSQQVIATTLQMIYDKLPGTANQHAGDPPYPPSQATRTPRTLPQVPSQYRQSQMYQGYTGMYPTPQMPPPPATQSSAAWAQRTSQHTPQPPRTSTPYQGEEEDPDRLPP; from the exons atgtcaaaggacaagcagacccgatccgccccttcccccaccccctcggatctatcccttcatagcaacgaggagtgggagccaacccaggaggcggatacgaccggccaggcatgtagtgaccagccgcggtcgtcaagggcccatgagaagtccaagaaaaagcctagtagaaag gcaagaagccagccagaggagcagtcggaggaggaagcctctggtgaagatgcaggacctaaaaagccgcgtggacccagatatactgaggcggaaaactgtaccctagtggattgcgtcgacaggtcctacgacgttttgtatggaccaagggcacagacaacagcagctaggacaaagcgaagcatctgggaatccattgcgagtcaagtcactgcaatatctggaaaccgccggagcaccagaaattgcttgaagcggtacagtgattgccgcagacagaccaagaagaagatggggattcagcgccgacatgagacagctacgggaggtggcccggctctcaacctgaagtggctaccctgggaggatgttattagaaggcgcatgaaccctgccatggtcgaaggagttcgcggaggtgtggactctagccgtcctgctggctttcccgaggaggaagaaccgcccagaagacggaagaaggcgggagataagccgtccaaaaggaggtctgatg acaggcctgcccagaggacatcacctgcgcgcaggacatcgccagcgcacggaccatcacctgtgcagcaggcatcggcagcagcgcgcggaccatcacctgcgccgcaagcatcgggagcgcgcagatcgtcacctgtgcgccacagttcgtcatcgcgcagtttgtcacctgtgcaccagacgacgtcagcgcacagactatcac ctgtgcgccagacaccgtcggcgaccacaccacaagatgggcgccaaacatcagctcctgcgcgcaggccatcaccagatcgtcgtctctccaggagctctgggactgtgactgaagagcctcaagacacaacccttgtggacccatcacccgatctgtttgagtctacagggttaacagacgaaacttttcttgggtttgaggacagccgtgcagacgtatccagccagacccttgaaaagtcttccgaaacgaggacaagtggagctcctggagcagcggcatcacaggatggagaag tggtgccacggaccagcagcggactagcttcggggattggttcctacttcaggccggatctcctcctacaggagtcgtcagaggatgacgaggtggaagtgcaggaggctccagttactacatccctgc ctgcccaaatccaagttgtggcagacatccaggaagggcagaatccctcaactgttcagagggttcacaccctggcatcagagattgggacacgccaggatacatacacaaatgtcgtgggaagcagactggacaacattgagaggacaatggagaaaatggcaaacagtctgcttgaactgcaaaagactctttccgacagcacggccacaatactacaggtCAGAATGCAAGATCATAGGGAGAGTATGACCGTACTTAacattctggccgaatccatgaCCCGGCTCGTGGACAACACTGCATGTCTGGTATCAAGCAATCAAAACATGTCGGAGAGTCATCGACactcctcatccagccaacaggtcatcgcaaccacactgcagatgatctatgataagctcccaggaacagctaatcaacacgctggtgatccaccatatccgccgtcgcaagccacaaggacgcctcgtacccttcctcaagtcccatcccagtacagacagtcacagatgtaccagggatatacagggatgtaccccaccccccagatgcctccaccaccggccacaCAATCTTCAGCAGCATGGGCACAGAGGACCAGTCAACatactccccagcctcccaggacatccacgccctatcagggggaagaagaggatccggacagacttccaccataa